Proteins from a single region of Chaetodon trifascialis isolate fChaTrf1 chromosome 10, fChaTrf1.hap1, whole genome shotgun sequence:
- the wfdc1 gene encoding WAP four-disulfide core domain protein 1 has product MPGSVVLLLSLLVLSTGSDARRIRKRGLNHKDYEYPNHPQSTQHQKNDRCPPPPQMLPERACEVPGCRSDSECERHKRCCYNGCIYACLESVQPPPVLDWLVQPKPRWLGGNGWLLDGPEEVLQAEACSTTEDGDEPLHCPTGYECHIINPGNPAAGIPNRGQCIKQRGNSDGRGLRHKYFKDYKDYLGTSSNNAVGYEKHHHKHLG; this is encoded by the exons ATGCCGGGCTCTGTGGTGCTTCTGCTGTCCCTGTTGGTCCTgtccacaggaagtgatgccAGAAGAATCAGGAAAAGAGGACTCAACCATAAG gacTATGAGTACCCAAACCACCCCCAGTCCACACAGCACCAGAAGAATGACCGGTGTCCACCGCCACCCCAGATGTTGCCAGAAAGAGCCTGTGAGGTGCCAGGCTGCCGCTCAGACTCGGAGTGTGAGCGCCACAAACGCTGCTGCTACAACGGCTGCATCTACGCCTGCTTGGAGTCAGTCCAGCCGCCTCCAG TGTTGGACTGGCTGGTGCAGCCCAAGCCTCGGTGGTTGGGGGGTAACGGCTGGCTGTTGGACGGCCCTGAAGAGGTTCTGCAGG CTGAGGCCTGCAGCACGACTGAGGATGGAGACGAGCCTCTTCACTGTCCGACAGGCTACGAGTGCCATATCATCAACCCAGGAAACCCTGCTGCTGGCATCCCTAACCGGGGACAGTGCATCAAGCAGCGTGGCAACTCTG ACGGACGTGGTTTGAGGCACAAATACTTCAAGGACTACAAGGACTACTTAG GTACCAGCTCTAACAATGCAGTCGGCTACGAAAAACATCATCACAAGCACCTGGGATGA
- the LOC139337891 gene encoding monocarboxylate transporter 2 gives MDSAVKAQRVKPAVATATAPDGGYSWFILLSCFLVFGLTFGVIKAFGVFYVEIHQYFETTATGTSWITSIAVATIHIVAPVASALSARYSHRSVVIMGGLICTIGVALGSFARNLIELYLTVGFLNGFGYALTWTPTVTMLGLYFEKRRPVANALASAGECIFTFILTPLFQLLIDSFSWRGGLLILGGLQLNLCVCGMLLRPLKATRDMTCEVEEEEGGLCLELLPKNDLEQSKPSCSEAGETSASEGSDQRTIKACLEDPEEIHKSTVDVQDLSDRTKRHELRAKILRYVDYTLISNARFMVYSMFGVFAALGFFAPALFLVPYARSKGIEEYQAAALMSISAVLDLFGRVFFGWVANLRLLQTVQQLTASVTLLGTVLLLCPLASSFPELVAFSAAYGLVYGATVATHITVLAEVVGVHRLGSALGFFMLIRSSGGLLGPPIAGFFIDKMSDYGTGFLMAGVALIVSAMFLLLLHQMNRRGQGSATKKQDMHADKSVRAEAKEQDVT, from the exons ATGGACTCTGCAGTGAAGGCTCAGAGGGTGAAGCCAGCTGTGGCAACAGCAACAGCCCCTGATGGCGGCTACTCCTGGTTCATCCTGCTCTCCTGCTTCCTGGTCTTTGGCCTAACGTTCGGGGTTATTAAGGCCTTTGGTGTATTCTATGTGGAGATACACCAGTACTTTGAAACCACAGCAACAGGAACATCTTGGATTACCTCTATTGCAGTGGCCACCATTCACATTGTAG CTCCTGTAGCGTCTGCTCTGAGTGCTCGCTACAGCCATCGCTCTGTAGTGATCATGGGAGGACTGATATGCACCATAGGAGTTGCACTTGGGTCTTTTGCTCGTAACCTGATTGAACTCTACTTAACCGTGGGGTTTCTAAATG GTTTTGGCTATGCATTGACATGGACCCCCACAGTGACCATGCTGGGCTTGTACTTTGAGAAGAGGCGGCCAGTGGCAAACGCTTTGGCCAGTGCTGGAGAGTGCATCTTTACTTTTATCCTCACACCTCTGTTCCAgcttttgattgacagcttctCCTGGAGGGGTGGTTTGTTAATCCTGGGGGGCCTGCAGCTTAACTTGTGTGTTTGCGGGATGCTGCTCAGGCCCCTAAAAGCCACCAGAGACATGACTTGTGAggttgaagaagaggagggcgGCTTGTGCCTGGAATTGCTACCAAAGAACGACTTAGAGCAGAGCAAACCAAGCTGCTCAGAGGCGGGGGAGACGAGCGCATCTGAGGGGTCTGATCAGAGGACCATCAAAGCATGTCTTGAGGACCCTGAAGAGATACATAAGTCGACCGTGGATGTACAAGACTTGAGCGACAGGACTAAGAGGCATGAACTAAGGGCCAAAATTCTTCGCTACGTAGATTATACCCTCATCAGCAACGCTCGATTCATGGTCTACTCGATGTTTGGCGTGTTTGCTGCACTGGGTTTCTTTGCCCCAGCTCTCTTCCTCGTTCCATATGCTCGCAGTAAGGGGATTGAGGAGTACCAGGCAGCTGCACTCATGTCCATCTCTGCAGTGTTGGACCTATTTGGAAGGGTGTTCTTTGGCTGGGTGGCAAACTTGAGACTGTTGCAGACA gtgcagcagctgacagcttCAGTGACTCTGCTGGGTACTGTGTTACTCCTCTGCCCACTGGCCTCGTCATTCCCAGAGCTGGTTGCTTTCAGTGCAGCTTATGGCCTGGTGTATGGTGCCACAGTCGCCACCCACATCACTGTGCTGGCTGAGGTTGTGGGCGTCCACAGGCTCGGAAGCGCTCTGGGATTCTTCATGCTCATACGCAGTAGTGGAGGCCTGCTTGGACCACCCATTGCTG GATTCTTCATAGACAAGATGAGTGATTATGGAACAGGTTTCCTCATGGCGGGAGTGGCTCTCATCGTCTCTGCGAtgttcctgctcctcctccatcagATGAACCGCAGGGGTCAGGGCTCAGCCACCAAGAAGCAAGATATGCATGCGGACAAAAGCGTCAGAGCAGAAGCCAAAGAGCAGGACGTGACATGA